The sequence TAGCACTTTACTTCTCCAGGCATTTTTCTTCTGTTAGAGCTTTGAAAAATGCTCAAGTTtcgaaaatattaattaaatggctgattatttatatacatataagtTCATATTAGTGGACGCCAGTAAGTTATATAATATAAAGATTTGAAGCGTAAAATGATATTTTGTCCAATAATTCTGCGTTTGTTCACATTTGCTAACCATACTTTAATTATTGGGTAGAAATAGGACAAGATTTTTGGATGAATTCACACACTTAGATTTTGTATTCTTATactttatgttttgatttcggAAAAAGTTTAAATTTGGTAATGTAATTCGGCATATATATGGTTTTATATAAAACAACCTTGTATAAGCAAATTTCCaggaatattttttgaaattctctCTCTATTTGTGTGTGTGAAAATTTTCATGTTTGGCATTCATTTTTAAGTTATGAGATgtgtaatataaatataattaaattggcGAAGTAAAAGAGAGATAAATAGCATCAGATGTAATGTACTCGAATGATGAAAGGCGAGACTTTAGTCTTTTACACCACccttttttatttgattaatttcGAAGCATTAGATTAGtaacaaaattaattactaGGAATGGTGTCAAATATAAATTGATGCCGAATCCCGATGACTCGTATCACATATGATATCAAGATTTGAAATTTAGGACGGAGTCTCGGATTTAAAACTTAATTATCATCGATCGGGACATATTTGAGAGCTTAGAATTGGGTGAGCAATCATATGAATAGTTGATGCTGAGTTgtgttcaattaaaaaaaaaaaagatcattAAAGAAAGATTCAAGTACAAATCGCAATTGATGAGGACTTTAGGCGTAAAGGCGTTCTCTTTATTTTGACCTTATCatggaaaaataataataaaacatagtTGTTAGTACAATTATTCATAAAACTAAAACTTGTTATGAGACGATGTTATTGATCAATTTTCTTAGATAAAATCTTTTATCCGACTTGAATcacgaaatttttttattttttattccaaaaatattacttttaattataaatatgagtttGATCGACTCTTATCACAAATATAGTTCATAAAAATATCTCTAAGGTGACTTACTCATttaaactaattttttaaaaaacagtgTTGTTATTTCATGACGAagtcaaatatttaataagtTTTGAAATAACATTATACATTCGGGTTTCGGGTTTTGATAAGTTTAATTTAACTGTATTCATTAATTTGAACAGATATATTATATCAatttttctcgcaccaatttgtATAAGGAAAACGAGGCGGGAAAAATTCTTCTGTGACAAACTGATGTAACATAAAACAATTGATTGACATGTGTGATTCCATACCAATAGAAACTTATCATGTAAAATTAACTGTCAATGTTTCAGCAATTATCACAGGTGATTTTTTTCCCAAACAGGACAACTTGTGTTCGTTATGATATGGAAATGAATGCTCAACTGGGCTCCCCGTAGATTTTTTTAGGGGGGAAATTTGGGTAAATGACTTTGgtcaacatttttttaaaaaaattgacctCCACAAGTGATATGAATTGCACTAGGGGAGgtcattttttatataaaaaaaaaaaaaaaaaaaaaaaaaggttgaccaaggttaaaaaaaaaaataccccATTTTTTTTTGGTGGCATGTCATTGGATCCTATGTTTCGACATGATTCAATTTATCTTATATCTTAGTCTGTTTGGGTTGGTTTTTGGTATTATAAGTagtcaaagtttgattttaagCATAATCGAAATGTTGACATGGTATCAGGGGTGTAAACAAATCGACTCGAACTTTATATTATTTCATTCTACTGTATCAATCATATCGAAaaagttttatgtttttttgttCATTTAATCTAAATTAAATTGCACGTTTTTTGGTGGCTCATGGATTCCAAAATTTTGGACCGTTTAGGTTTTACAGACCTACAGTGATACACCAAACGGCAGAAACTGGGCCACTTCATGGGCCGGGACAACACCATGTAGGTCCAACCCGAACGTCTAGTTGGATTTTGGTTGCTTGTACGTTGTAGTACTTCTCGTTGGATGTTagcttttgtttttgtttttgctccttcattaaaacataataaataaataatataaatagtgAATTCTAGATAATCATATCCATTAAAAGGTATAAGTGCGGAAGAAAATGGAATCTACAACCTTGTTATCCACATGAAAAGGCAATGTAAATGATAAAGTAATAGCCACTAATGCCATAGGCTATAAATTACTTTTTGGGAAAATGGATAACTGAGAAACCATAGTATTATTAAAGGGAAAATATGTCAATGGGAGAAAGGAGAATTAGGAAAATCCTCCTATAAATTAGAATATTTTAGATTTTGATCTTttgtacttaattaaaatttgatcTTATTTCAATAAGTAGACCATTTTTTTTAGTTCTAGTCCTTTTTCTCTACAGATGTTGTGGTATACCACTTAATATTGTTAATTAGTAGCGTGATGTCGAATATTAGTTACAAATTTTATCGTCGTAACATCGGACATTGCTAACGTATTCGAGTTTTTGACGATTAGGGGTGTAAACGAGTCGAGTAGcatactactcgagctcgagctcgactcatatttgactactcgagctcgagctcgatcgaaTAGTTAATTtcgtactcgagctcgagctcgtctATATCTCGAGctcgaaaattatatataaatatatataaataaaaaactatattaataaataaataaataaaatattatatacattatatatatatatatattatatttatatgtgttatcgagtagctcgcgagctactcgaacaCGTATATTtgaagctcgagctcgagctcgattgtaTGTTCTtgaactcgagctcgagctcggtcaaatcgagctcgagtcgagtttTGACCGAGCTACTCGCGAGTAGCCCGGCTCGTTTACACCCCTACTTCGACGTCACTCAATATTTTGGGGAAAaaggatttaatttttttaaaaaaaattaaaaatacaaaaattgtTTGGAATACAAGAGAGGGATTGGTTTTATGGGTTTCTAGTATGGGACCAAGGCAAAAAGAACTTGCCGACAGCtaggttaaaaaaaaattggtgttAGCAGGGCACGAGTAAATTTATACCCTTTTGTCTTTTTAATACATATTATGTTTTTTAATccatttttattacaaattcttgaattcttattttgtttatttttaaaaatatgaagtaattatttttttgagacATTATGAATCTTCACTTCGAATAATCTCACAGATCCAAATTCCAAACGCAATTAAAAACCTAAAGGAACCTTTGGGCATCAAGAACTTATTCTTTGCCTTCTCATTTAATTATTCAAATTCTAATCAAAATTCGGTTGCTTAACATAAAACATTAAACGTAAAACTAATCACAAAAATAAATAGTCCGTGCTGAAAGCCTGAAATGAATTCTGTTTTATTAGAAAAACATTACTTGACAATCTGGAACCGTGGATGGACAATTAAAAGATATTAATAACATGATTATTTTTTAACTCTAATTATTGCAAAAGACGTGGAATTTTATCTTCCTTCGCACGTGGctaagagagagagagagagattgtCTCCAATAATAGTCCAATTACGGGGAAAAAACAGGTCATATTGTACAAACAGAGACAAGGTGACTAGTATAACCTCAAAATAGAAACAAATTTAACACAGCACATTACTAACATCTGAAAGGCCAAGGAACAAAAGAGTCTTAAACCAAAACAAAGATCCAAACTCTGAGACAAATTCGGACAcaaaaacaataatttaatGGACAATAATGTGTTCCTACTAGAGTTGAGTAATCCAACCCATTTTGTCCTCCGTGAGTCCCATTTGTAGGCTGGTTAGGGCGGAATAGAGTTGTTGCGACACACGACCGACGCCGTCGCTTCCATAACTTACCCTGAACATGGCAAAACAAATCATGCTTCACGCAGAATACTGTAATATACAAAACTGATGAACTCAAATGTAATGGCTGATATGATATGTTGGGTTATACAGAACGGGAAGACCGGAAAATGGGAAGGCACGAGACTTCTGAGGATGTATGATGCTTTTGGACAAGGAAACTAGCATTCCCAGAAAATTTAAAGAAAGTTTCTAAAAAcacaagaagaagaagaagaagaagaagaagaagaagaagaagaagaagaagaagaagaagaagaagaagaagaaaatttaAAGGTCACTGGAAGATGCTATGTTTCACGTACCATGACTCGAGATGTGGACAAGGTTACGCGAATAAAAACAGAATGTCTATATTAGGAAGCTGAGAAGAGCTTATCTTATGGGAGGCCGCCATCAATTTAGCTTTTCTTTGGTCTGTTCTCACGGTTTTCATTATGAAGTTACTAAAAATCTAGAATCCAGAAATTACCGTTTATCAAGGTATGTTATACTGCCTACGGGTGAAACCACAACAGCAGTTCCAGTGCAGAAAACTTCATCAGCATCAAGCAATTCATCAACTGCCACCATACGTTCCTCGACCTACATATCATTTGGAACAAAACTATTAGCTGGCAGCAGAGAAGTGAGTTGAAAAAACAATCAATCTGCTGAGTTCAAAAGAACTACCTCAAATCCCTGACTCCGAGCAACATCTATTATGCTCTTCCGAGTGATGCCGGGTAGGATGGTCCCTTTTATTGCAGGAGTAGATATCACATTACCCTGAAAATATGGTAATTCGTTTTCAGATGATATTGTAAAcgaataaaaaaattgtaaGATATACTAAAAGCCATAAAATTGGTTCAAAGCATCAGTTGAATAAGAtgttataaattaataaaagccTTTATTGAACTCGGTTTTTTAAGTGGTTTTTACCGCTTGAAAAAAGCAGAAGCAATTTTAATGTGTGGATGTAgataaaaagaaatttgtttatttttcacAGAGAAGTTGAAGCATAGCCCAAAAGGCCATAAGTCACATTTCCTGGCACCTGAGCTTTTGACATTCTTACCCACAATTTTTAAAGAGTTTTTCCATCCAAACATCAATTTTTGTTAAAATCATCGAACAACATTTTTAAAGGAATAATTTTTCTATCCTATCACAGTTATAAGCAGCATGTATCAAAACATTCGAAAGTGATCAAACGTATTCTAAATCTGGAAGCACTTGCTCCCCATAAACAAGTTATTTGCAAATGGTTTGAAGGCTGCATTTAATGTCAATATAGTCACAGCAGGAAAAAAGTACGCAGAAGTTAGAGACAATAATGTCAGCAATAAGTTCAAGTGGTCACACTTTTTAATTTAGCCTCGGGATTGTTCAACTAATTTAGAAGATACTTTACCTTAACAACAAATACATTGCAGGAGGACACCTCTTCCAAGTATTTCTTGTGAGTACTGTCCAAATACAGAACATCAGAAAAGCCTTTTGCTTTTGCAGCACTCTGTGCCTTTAGGACCTACAAATAAGACGCATCAAACAATATAGCCCTCAGGTTTCAATGTCAAATACAAAGAACATTCAGGTGAAACAAACATCATACCATAAAAAAAAGGTCTAAGAGTTATCAAGTAGCACGATGCGGAGCCAAGAAACCAGCATTAAGGACAATTTTCTTAACTTGTGTTTTCCGACTGGATTGGTGAAAGATCAAACAGAAAATATTTTCACAATGTTTAATGGACAAGTGGCAAGAAGAGCAATATCACTTCATCAGAGTATAAAGCCAgaatatggaggaagagaatatTTATGCAAGCAAATGCAGAAGGCATGAGAACTGAGCAGCAGAACAATGAGAAGGTATGCAACTATAATCATCACAATAGTCACTTACTCCAGCATAATTTCCAATAGTCTTCACAGCTCCAGTACCACCAGGAGTTGCCCGATGCATTTCTGTCTCGACTATCAAATTAATTGGTGCCAAACCTTCCTAGAATCAGTTGcgaaaaataaaaggaaaagggAAAATAGCATCATTACCAAATTTGTAAAAATTGATGAAGGCAATAACTAAAGACACGCTATATTGTTCATCTGCATACTATCATGAAAATATAATAATGTTCCTAAAAGCAcaaaaacataaccataaaattCTTGTATGTAGGAAAACAGACAGAAAGATGCTCTATTGCAAATTATCTCAGACGGGAATACATATGCCGAAATGATGCAAGGACATACAATCAAACTAATATAAAGAATATTCACGTGTTTTCCACCATAGAGTAGAATCAAACGCAAGATGTAGAAAATACTCATTAGGACTTAGAGATAATACATTATCCTCGAAGAGTCGAGCCACGAATCACACAACATAATCACAGATTCAGGCAGATGAAATACAGTGATAAATACTTAAACACCAATACAGAATTTCATGAAGCTAGCTAATGATTCAAGTGGCACATATTAATGTTGCAGCATAGACTTCCTAGAAAACATTTTGTACCTTGAAATAATTGCCCACTGGGGAAATGTAAATCAGAAAGGTGTACTCAGGGGCTGGTGCTAGACCTAGTACAGCTCCGCTCCCCATAAGCAACGGCCTTATATATAAAGAACCTTTACCCGGTGGGGGGATCTGAAACAGAGAATGAATCAAGAAAACGTTATTGATTCATAGCATTGCTAGAAAATAATAAGATCTAGAGACTGTGACAATACCCATCTTTCATTAGCTAAAACAGTAGCTTTTACAGCCTCCACAAATTGCTCTACAGTTGGACAAGGCATGCACATCCGCTCAGCTCCCATTTGGAGTCGTAATGCATTCTCCTCGGGACGAAATAGTAAAATTTTACCATCATGTTTCCGATAAGCCTTTAAACCTTCGAACAATCCCTGCAAATTTCTTTAGAATGAAAACTTAAACAGAACTAACCAACAAAATATTCAAGAATCAAacttttagttttttaaaaatatatatatacaaaatggAAAGAAACACAGCGCAACTAACTTGGCCATAGTTCAAAACTCCGGAAGATGGGCTTAACTCAATGTTTCCAAATCTCTGTAATTCCCCTTTCACAAAGTTTTCGCCTTGGGAACACTTCATCATGTACATATAATCGGTGGGTCTAAACCCAAAACCTAAGTTGTCCCAATCAATGTCGGCTGATTCTACTGCTACGTTGCtgcaaaaaaattaaacatcaaaacaaaactcaatcagagaaaaacaaaAGGCGACCCAATTGACCACAGATCATCATACCTCGCAGGCGAGGCCACTTGAAGAGTATTAACATTGTTGTTATTGAATTTACTGAAAGAAGAAATATGCGATTGCTTCTGTAACTGCACAAACATTCATCAACGCTTCCAAAAATTCATACAGGAAACAGAATGAATCACAAAACCCACAAACACagtaaaaataaagaaaagggGGGGATACAAGTATGACCCGATAAACCCCGTTTCATGTGATTCAAGAACCTGGAGCGGTTGAGGAGTAAAAAGCCTTTTCTCTGTGAAAGCAGGCGGAAGGATTTTGATAGCGCTGCGCAAAGGACCGAGCAGAAGGTGGTGGTGCGTCGGCGGATTTGAGTGCAGGCCGGCAAACACAGCGCCGCTCTCCATTTTTCTCGGCTGTAAAATTTGTTGTTCTTTGGTAGGCAAAGGAAACTCCACCACAAATTATAAACAGTGGCACAGAAATTACTGTGCCGTGGACTTCTTTAGGTTAGGCGCTGCTACTTTGACTCACACGTGAGATAAAATTCTTCTTTTTGCTGCTTCGTCGACCATTCAACGCCAATATTATTTTTgcgtcaattttttttaaaaaaaaaaacaccagtattattttcttgtaattcaaataattaagttaataattttttgttatttaaaattaaaaataatgggGCTCTAACTATCTAGCACTAGCAGTCCAAACAAAcgtattatatatacatatatatatatatatatatatatatatatttatatacaaaaaatcaatgatgaaaatatttgaaCTGCAGTCtattttcatagttatttatatGATTCTGACTTAAGTTtatgtaaataaaatattgtaaaaaCTTTTATTGACCAATCATTTTATCTTCAACTGATAAGTTAATTTAGATTTAGGGGGTGTACTCAATCCGGAgaattaatgatttttatggatttTATAAGTCTAGTGGTATTCAATCATGACTTTTATAAACTCTACAGAAGTTTTGTggtattcaaaataattttttttagagttttaaaaGTCAGGTGGTATTCAAccttgacttttaaaaactctataaaAATCTAGTGTTATTCAAAATGTCAATGAACTTTTAATAACTCCATGAAAATCATGGACATACAAACATTAATGCTTAAGGTACAactatattttgtaaaaaaatgtcTTTGGTCTAACCCAAAAATTTGGATGGATTTCTAAACTTATAAAACCCATAATTTATATCTTTTTCTCACAGTTTCTCACTCTTCACTATCTCACTCATCTCTATCTCACTTTCTcctatatatgtattttttcattcttctccaaaaatcaaaagaaaaaatattatttaaaaatttaaaaattttcaaatattttgtgctttttaatatatgattaatatcaataattataatatttaatgataataatatatgattcaataaattataatatgatttaattcaaatatttaaatagcggataacagacatgataaaaaaacaaataaatttttatgatataattgataaaataatttataagttatcatatgtttttaaaaaaaaataattttacacaATCGCAAagtttttactttataattttgttacaataatatatatatatatatatatatatatatatatatatatatatacatttaaaataaatgaaatccattttcatcaataaattaaaaaaatatttcaaataaatttaggaaaaattattttttttgtccggtatgtttatcattttgcgatttcagttatttatattttcatattttaattttagtccgttatctttatttttttttgacaattttagtcttttttttttacgtggcatcaattcaatgctgatgtggagctgacgtgtacaatgTCACATAagcattttttaataaaaggaccgaaattgccaaaaataaaacatgcaggactaactaaaatgtgaaaacatagaggaccaaaatcgcaaaccGCTATCTTAATTTTTTCGGCAATTTTAATCcttttccgacgtggcgctgacgtgacacAAATTTAGTGCTGATGTGAAGCTGACATATACaatgccacgtaagcatttttaaataaaaaagactgaaattgccaaaaatagaACATGAATGACTAAAACTGAAACGTGAAAATA comes from Henckelia pumila isolate YLH828 chromosome 4, ASM3356847v2, whole genome shotgun sequence and encodes:
- the LOC140862950 gene encoding branched-chain amino acid aminotransferase 2, chloroplastic, producing MESGAVFAGLHSNPPTHHHLLLGPLRSAIKILPPAFTEKRLFTPQPLQLQKQSHISSFSKFNNNNVNTLQVASPASNVAVESADIDWDNLGFGFRPTDYMYMMKCSQGENFVKGELQRFGNIELSPSSGVLNYGQGLFEGLKAYRKHDGKILLFRPEENALRLQMGAERMCMPCPTVEQFVEAVKATVLANERWIPPPGKGSLYIRPLLMGSGAVLGLAPAPEYTFLIYISPVGNYFKEGLAPINLIVETEMHRATPGGTGAVKTIGNYAGVLKAQSAAKAKGFSDVLYLDSTHKKYLEEVSSCNVFVVKGNVISTPAIKGTILPGITRKSIIDVARSQGFEVEERMVAVDELLDADEVFCTGTAVVVSPVGSITYLDKRVSYGSDGVGRVSQQLYSALTSLQMGLTEDKMGWITQL